From Glycine max cultivar Williams 82 chromosome 11, Glycine_max_v4.0, whole genome shotgun sequence, the proteins below share one genomic window:
- the LOC121172635 gene encoding pentatricopeptide repeat-containing protein At5g66500, mitochondrial, whose translation MFVRSLTAKLKQKTSKTSNLNHVPFLIDILNHSFTNSSLSHVHFPSDISQTNSLIASYVRRGDPVSALTLFHSLRRRAHSDVVADAYTFTSILRASSLLRVSGQFGTQVHAQMLKTGADSGTVAKTALLDMYSKCGSLDEATKVFDEMRHRDVVAWNALLSCFLRCDRPVEAFGVLREMGRENVELSEFTLCSALKSCASLKALELGRQVHGLVVCMGRDLVVLSTALVDFYTSVGCVDDALKVFYSLKGCWKDDMMYNSMVSGCVRSRRYDEAFRVMGFVRPNAIALTSALVGCSENLDLWAGKQIHCVAVRWGFTFDTQLCNALLDMYAKCGRISQALSVFDGICEKDVISWTCMIDAYGRNGQGREAVEVFREMREVGSKVLPNSVTFLSVLSACGHSGLVEEGKNCFKLLREKYGLQPDPEHYACYIDILGRAGNIEEVWSAYHNMVVQGTRPTAGVWVALLNACSLNQDVERGELAAKHLLQLEPNKASNIVLVSNFYAAIDRWDCVEELRSIMRTKGLAKEAGNSWINVPGFNRHAISLSA comes from the coding sequence ATGTTCGTGCGATCATTAACGGCAAAGCTGAAACAGAAAACGAGCAAGACATCGAACCTCAACCATGTTCCCTTCTTGATCGATATTCTCAACCACTCTTTCACGAACTCTTCACTCTCTCACGTTCACTTCCCTTCAGACATTTCCCAAACGAACTCCCTCATCGCCTCTTACGTTCGCCGAGGCGACCCTGTCTCCGCATTGACCCTCTTTCATTCTCTCCGTCGTCGCGCGCATTCCGATGTCGTCGCCGACGCCTACACCTTCACCTCCATCTTGCGCGCTTCTTCTCTCTTGCGTGTCTCCGGACAATTCGGGACGCAAGTCCACGCCCAGATGCTCAAAACCGGCGCTGATTCCGGAACCGTGGCGAAAACCGCGCTGCTTGACATGTACTCGAAATGTGGGTctttggatgaagcaacaaagGTGTTTGATGAAATGCGTCACAGAGATGTTGTTGCTTGGAATGCCCTGCTTTCGTGTTTTTTGAGGTGTGATCGTCCCGTTGAGGCTTTTGGGGTTCTGAGAGAGATGGGGAGGGAGAATGTGGAGCTTAGTGAGTTCACTTTGTGTTCCGCGTTGAAGTCTTGCGCTTCGTTGAAGGCGTTGGAGCTTGGGAGGCAGGTTCATGGTTTGGTGGTGTGTATGGGGCGTGACTTGGTTGTTTTGAGCACTGCTCTTGTTGATTTTTACACCAGTGTTGGGTGTGTTGATGATGCTTTGAAAGTGTTTTACAGTTTGAAGGGTTGTTGGAAGGATGATATGATGTATAACTCGATGGTTTCTGGGTGTGTTAGGAGTAGGAGGTATGATGAGGCTTTTAGAGTTATGGGTTTTGTGAGGCCCAATGCTATTGCACTCACTAGTGCTCTGGTGGGTTGCTCTGAGAATTTGGATTTGTGGGCAGGGAAGCAGATTCACTGTGTTGCGGTTCGTTGGGGTTTTACTTTCGACACTCAGCTGTGCAATGCCTTGTTGGATATGTATGCGAAATGCGGGAGGATTTCGCAGGCTCTGTCGGTGTTTGACGGAATTTGTGAGAAGGATGTGATTTCTTGGACTTGTATGATTGATGCGTATGGAAGAAATGGGCAAGGACGTGAAGCTGTTGAGGTGTTTCGAGAAATGAGGGAGGTTGGAAGTAAGGTGTTGCCAAATTCTGTGACTTTTTTGTCTGTTTTATCTGCCTGTGGTCACTCTGGACTGGTGGAGGAAgggaaaaattgtttcaaatTGTTGAGGGAGAAGTATGGTCTTCAACCGGATCCGGAGCACTATGCTTGTTACATAGATATCTTAGGTCGAGCGGGTAATATAGAAGAGGTATGGTCTGCATATCACAACATGGTTGTGCAAGGTACTAGGCCTACTGCAGGAGTATGGGTAGCATTGTTGAATGCTTGCAGTCTTAATCAGGATGTTGAAAGAGGTGAATTGGCTGCAAAGCATCTCTTGCAGTTGGAACCCAATAAAGCTAGCAATATTGTGCTTGTATCGAATTTTTATGCAGCCATTGACAGGTGGGATTGTGTGGAAGAGCTGAGAAGCATCATGAGGACAAAAGGGTTGGCCAAGGAAGCTGGGAATAGCTGGATCAATGTTCCAGGCTTCAATCGGCATGCCATATCACTATCTGCTTGA
- the LOC100797438 gene encoding LOW QUALITY PROTEIN: putative phospholipid:diacylglycerol acyltransferase 2 (The sequence of the model RefSeq protein was modified relative to this genomic sequence to represent the inferred CDS: inserted 1 base in 1 codon; substituted 1 base at 1 genomic stop codon) → SPLSLGFQSFEETKKDESIVTNEVEGNKREKKHEWRCIDYCFWMIGYMCTTWWLLSLVYGCLPATLFGFEAPESPGVRLSREGVTALHPVVLVPGIVIGGLELWEGRSCAEGLFRKRLWXDSFVQILKRPLCWLEHLSLHDETGLDPPGIRVRAVPGLVAADNFASGYLLWADLIENLARIGYEGRNLFMSAYDWRLSFQNTEIRDQALSRLKSHIELMFVTNGYKKVVVVPQSMGAIYFLHFLKWVETPPPMGGGGGGPGWCDKYIKAIMNISPAFLGDPRAVSNIFSTEGSVTFVRALASGILNFDYLGRQTLERVMRVCRTWDSIISLMPKGGETIWGGLDWCLEQWNTYDQQEISWGSNSATFNLSCEAVWTDYDEMSRESIQKVAKKRDYTASTVFDLLNFVAPKMMKRGEAHFSHGIAKNLDDPKYAHHKYWSNPLETKLPDAPDMEIYCLYGIGILTERSHIHKFSTSEKDKSIPFQIDSSVDREEEGSWLQNGVYYVDGDESVPIVSSGFMCAKGXCGRTRFNPTGMATYTREYQLKQPSRFFDRTSLESGASSNIMGNAALIEDVLLVAAGATGVDIRGDRTFSDIMRMSDRIILRL, encoded by the exons AGTCCTCTTTCCCTTGGTTTTCAATCTTTTGAAGAAACGAAGAAGGACGAGAGCATTGTTACAAATGAAGTGGAAGGGAATAAGAGGGAAAAGAAGCATGAGTGGAGGTGCATTGATTATTGCTTTTGGATGATAGGGTACATGTGCACCACTTGGTGGCttctctctttggtgtatgGGTGCTTGCCTGCCACGTTGTTTGGCTTTGAGGCACCAGAGTCACCTGGGGTAAGGCTAAGCCGTGAGGGAGTCACTGCACTTCACCCAGTTGTTCTTGTACCGGGCATTGTGATTGGTGGGTTGGAGCTTTGGGAAGGGAGGTCTTGTGCTGAAGGACTTTTCAGAAAACGGTTGT GTGATAGTTTTGTTCAAATCCTCAAAAG ACCTTTGTGCTGGTTAGAGCATCTCTCCTTGCATGATGAGACTGGGCTGGACCCTCCAGGCATTAGAGTCAGGGCAGTGCCAGGGCTTGTTGCTGCTGATAATTTTGCTTCTGGTTATCTTCTTTGGGCAGATTTGATTGAAAATTTGGCAAGAATTGGTTATGAAGGGAGGAATTTGTTCATGTCTGCCTATGACTGGAGACTGTCTTTCCAGAATACTGAG ATTCGAGACCAAGCTCTTAGTAGATTGAAGAGTCATATTGAGCTTATGTTTGTAACAAATGGCTATAAGAAAGTGGTAGTGGTACCACAATCTATGGGGGCTATTTATTTTCTCCATTTCCTAAAATGGGTTGAGACACCTCCTCCCATGGGAGGAGGCGGTGGTGGTCCAGGTTGGTGTGACAAGTACATCAAAGCAATCATGAATATTAGCCCTGCATTTCTTGGTGATCCTAGGGCAGTTAGCAATATATTTTCAACCGAAGGCAGTGTTACATTTGTCAG AGCTTTGGCTTCtggcattttaaattttgattaccTTGGTCGTCAAACTCTTGAGCGAGTTATGCGGGTGTGTAGAACGTGGGATTCAATCATCTCATTGATGCCAAAAGGTGGTGAAACCATCTGGGGTGGCTTGGATTGGTGTCTTGAACAATGGAATACCTATGATCAG CAGGAAATTTCATGGGGAAGCAATTCTGCTACCTTTAACTTATCATGTGAGGCTGTGTGGACTGATTATGATGAGATGAGCAGAGAAAGCATCCAAAAAGTTGCTAAAAAAAGGGATTATACTGCGAGTACAGTTTTTGATCTACTTAACTTTGTGGCTCCAAAAATGATGAAGCGTGGTGAGGCTCACTTCTCTCACGGAATAGCAAAGAACTTAGATGATCCAAAATATGCTCACCACAAATACTGGTCTAATCCTCTTGAGACCAA ACTACCAGATGCTCCGGATATGGAAATATACTGTCTATATGGCATTGGAATTCTGACTGAAAGATCACATATACACAAGTTCTCCACTTCTGAAAAGGACAAGAGTATTCCTTTCCAAATTGATAGTTCAGTAGATAGAGAAGAGGAGGGAAGTTGGTTACAAAATGGTGTTTATTATGTGGATGGTGATGAGAGTGTGCCTATTGTAAGCTCTGGTTTCATGTGTGCCAAAGGATGATGCGGAAGAACACGGTTCAATCCAACTGGCATGGCTACATATACAAGAGAGTATCAGCTCAAACAACCAAGTAGATTTTTCGATAGGACAAGCCTAGAGAGTGGAGCAAGTTCCAACATTATGGGAAATGCTGCCTTAATTGAAGATGTTTTACTAGTAGCTGCTGGAGCCACTGGAGTAGATATTAGAGGTGATAGGACATTTTCAGATATAATGAGGATGTCTGATAGGATAATTCTCAGACTATGA
- the LOC100797978 gene encoding uncharacterized protein, with product MPITQSQQAGNDLHNNMNAGKVQKRKAPAKPAKPAHVKPAKPTPVSVKIAKAAPVKTAKPVPKPAPIKNAKLAAATSPVGHYTKMSYGIAKSANTGKRKDAVLHNNNDKAKKKMKLSERTTPSANAAPSSIHKLKKLCELIKGSIYA from the exons ATGCCTATTACTCAGTCACAACAAGCTGGGAATGATCTACATAATAACATG AATGCTGGAAAGGTGCAGAAAAGAAAAGCACCTGCCAAGCCTGCAAAACCAGCTCATGTCAAGCCTGCAAAACCAACACCTGTTAGTGTCAAGATTGCAAAAGCAGCTCCTGTCAAGACTGCAAAACCAGTTCCAAAACCAGCTCCTATCAAGAATGCAAAACTAGCAG CTGCAACAAGTCCTGTTGGCCATTATACAAAAATGTCTTATGGTATTGCAAAGTCAGCTAACACG GGAAAACGTAAGGATGCTGTATTGCACAACAACAATGATAAAGCTAAGAAAAAGATGAAGCTATCTGAAAGGACAACACCCTCTGCAAACGCAGCCCCATCAAGCATTCATAAGCTGAAAAAGTTGTGTGAATTGATAAAAGGGTCAATCTATGCATGA